CCGTCGGTTGAAAAGGATTTGGATAAACTTCCTAATTCAATACTGAAAAGAGTTTGGAAGCATTTCGAGAAATTGAAAACAAATCCATTTCCCGTTGGTTCGCTTAAACTCTCTGCGGCAGAAAAACTTTATCGCATTCGCATTGGAGATTACCGCATCGTGTATGATGTAAATACCATTTCAAATATTGTAATGATTCACTATGTAAGACATAGAAACGAAGTGTATCGTACTTTGCGGTGATAACATAAATCTCACTACCTCAACATCTCATAATCTCAACTACTCATATACTCCATTGAAAGTCTTACTTCTCGATTCCATCGAAGCAACG
This portion of the Ignavibacteria bacterium genome encodes:
- a CDS encoding type II toxin-antitoxin system RelE/ParE family toxin gives rise to the protein PSVEKDLDKLPNSILKRVWKHFEKLKTNPFPVGSLKLSAAEKLYRIRIGDYRIVYDVNTISNIVMIHYVRHRNEVYRTLR